The following are encoded together in the Mammaliicoccus vitulinus genome:
- a CDS encoding LacI family DNA-binding transcriptional regulator, whose amino-acid sequence MATIKQVAQYAGVSVATVSRALNKSGYVKKETQDKIDKAIQDLNYSPNETARTLYKRKSKMIGLLLPDISNPFFTVVARGVEDEAMEQGYHIILGNGDNNDEKELAYLNTFNVHNCSGIIASQLSSKETFDSFKSYNMPFVLLDRVYENHEFVETNHFKGGQLQAQAMIKGHAKSVLILEQNLNYKSFRERFHGAKTTLDQAHVHYISANELELSDDDLINMIIEHHIDSIICSNDVGAFKVMSILYNYNYNVPNDIQVVGYDDIPLSSTYSPSLTTIHQPAYLIGKKACQQLIKQLEGVKRDHHQILDVTLIERQSTRRG is encoded by the coding sequence ATGGCAACAATTAAACAAGTCGCTCAATATGCAGGAGTATCTGTTGCAACTGTGTCTAGAGCCTTAAATAAGAGTGGTTATGTTAAAAAGGAAACACAAGATAAAATCGACAAAGCAATTCAAGATTTAAATTATAGTCCTAATGAAACAGCAAGAACTTTATATAAACGTAAGTCTAAAATGATTGGTCTATTACTTCCTGATATTAGTAATCCTTTTTTTACAGTCGTTGCAAGAGGTGTTGAAGATGAAGCAATGGAACAAGGCTATCATATTATTTTAGGTAATGGAGATAACAATGATGAAAAAGAACTTGCTTATTTAAATACGTTTAATGTTCATAATTGTAGTGGAATTATAGCGTCTCAATTATCGAGTAAAGAAACATTTGATTCATTTAAATCATATAATATGCCTTTCGTATTATTAGACCGTGTGTACGAAAATCATGAATTTGTTGAAACGAATCACTTTAAAGGTGGTCAACTTCAGGCTCAAGCGATGATTAAAGGTCATGCAAAGTCAGTTCTCATTTTAGAACAGAATTTAAATTATAAATCATTTAGAGAAAGGTTTCATGGTGCTAAGACAACATTAGATCAAGCACATGTGCATTACATATCAGCCAACGAACTAGAACTATCTGACGATGATTTAATCAACATGATTATAGAACATCATATCGATAGTATTATTTGTAGTAATGATGTTGGGGCTTTTAAAGTGATGAGTATACTTTATAACTATAACTACAACGTACCCAATGATATTCAAGTTGTTGGTTATGACGATATACCTTTATCAAGTACATATTCGCCAAGTTTAACGACGATACATCAACCGGCATATTTAATTGGGAAAAAAGCATGTCAGCAATTGATTAAACAATTAGAAGGTGTGAAAAGAGATCACCATCAAATATTAGATGTAACTTTAATAGAAAGACAATCAACGAGGAGAGGTTAA
- a CDS encoding thiol-disulfide oxidoreductase DCC family protein: MAIVYYDGDCGYCNRAVMWVIDHKISTRFQFAQLEGAYGKNLTAVRPDLKNVDTIVVVDGDDVYIKSDAIVHLLRNIKNYQLLGWILKCIPKCIRNFGYDLFAQIRHKLQFKNECKLPTAEERKYFLD, translated from the coding sequence ATGGCTATTGTTTACTATGATGGAGATTGTGGCTATTGTAATAGAGCAGTTATGTGGGTAATTGATCATAAAATTTCTACTAGATTTCAATTTGCTCAACTTGAAGGTGCATACGGAAAAAATCTAACAGCTGTTAGACCAGATTTGAAAAATGTCGATACGATTGTAGTTGTTGATGGGGATGATGTTTATATCAAATCGGATGCTATTGTACATTTACTGCGAAATATAAAAAATTATCAATTACTAGGTTGGATTTTAAAATGCATTCCGAAATGTATTCGAAACTTTGGATACGATTTATTTGCTCAAATCCGACATAAACTACAGTTTAAAAATGAATGTAAGTTACCAACTGCTGAAGAAAGAAAATATTTTTTAGATTAA
- a CDS encoding alanine/glycine:cation symporter family protein has product MEKIVAFSDWLWGYPIVTLLLLSSLFLTLYLGFIQFRHFGYMMKQTFGSINKKPKGEGTITPRQALTSALSSTVGAANIVGVPTAIMMGGPGAVFWMMVIAFLGMALKYSENVLGIHYREKNDKGEFVGGPTYYMKKGFKNKKVGLIFSFVFAFALMIELIPSIMVQGNSAASTVEDTFNIDMGITGILLAIAAAMVVFGGIKRIATFTEMIVPIMVGLYCIMGFIIIAINIQHVPGVIALVVEKAFNPDAALGGSFGAALATTVRWGFARGIYSNEAGLGTSPIAHAAAKTDHPVRQAFWSVSEIVVDTLIICSTTAFVVLVSDVWKDDDATEQSAALTARAFNNAFGTFGSWIVSISMVFFVFSTIIVVIYYGSRMAEYLFGLTAGFIMKIVYVLSIALGAFGAGTQLWNLLDIALACILIPNIIAVVLLSPKVKALTKEFFTGKEFYLKDKKGK; this is encoded by the coding sequence ATGGAAAAAATCGTAGCATTTTCTGATTGGTTATGGGGGTATCCAATCGTCACACTTTTATTATTATCTAGTTTATTTTTAACATTATACTTAGGTTTTATTCAATTTAGACATTTTGGATATATGATGAAACAAACATTTGGCAGCATTAATAAAAAGCCAAAGGGTGAAGGAACCATTACACCAAGACAAGCATTAACATCGGCGTTATCTTCTACAGTTGGTGCAGCAAATATTGTTGGTGTGCCTACTGCCATTATGATGGGTGGTCCAGGTGCTGTATTTTGGATGATGGTTATCGCCTTTTTAGGTATGGCTTTAAAATATAGCGAGAACGTATTAGGTATTCATTATCGAGAAAAGAATGATAAAGGTGAGTTTGTAGGTGGGCCAACTTATTACATGAAAAAAGGTTTTAAAAATAAGAAAGTCGGTCTCATATTTTCCTTTGTATTTGCGTTTGCATTAATGATTGAGCTTATACCAAGTATTATGGTACAAGGTAATTCAGCAGCAAGTACAGTTGAAGATACATTCAATATCGATATGGGTATTACAGGCATTTTATTAGCTATTGCAGCGGCAATGGTTGTATTTGGCGGTATTAAGCGTATTGCAACGTTTACTGAAATGATTGTTCCGATAATGGTTGGATTGTATTGTATTATGGGATTCATTATAATTGCGATCAATATTCAGCATGTACCGGGTGTCATCGCTTTAGTTGTTGAAAAAGCTTTTAACCCAGATGCTGCTTTAGGTGGTAGTTTTGGTGCAGCGCTAGCGACTACGGTTCGTTGGGGATTCGCGAGAGGTATTTATTCTAATGAAGCTGGTTTAGGTACATCACCAATTGCGCATGCAGCAGCAAAGACAGATCATCCAGTTAGACAAGCTTTCTGGAGTGTGAGTGAAATTGTAGTAGATACTTTAATTATTTGTAGTACGACTGCATTCGTAGTGCTCGTTTCAGATGTATGGAAAGATGATGATGCAACTGAACAATCAGCAGCGCTAACGGCGAGAGCATTTAATAATGCTTTCGGAACATTTGGAAGCTGGATAGTATCTATTTCGATGGTGTTCTTCGTGTTCTCTACAATTATAGTCGTTATATATTATGGCTCAAGGATGGCAGAATACTTATTTGGACTCACAGCAGGATTTATTATGAAAATTGTTTACGTATTATCAATTGCGCTTGGAGCTTTTGGTGCAGGAACACAACTATGGAACTTATTAGATATTGCTTTAGCATGTATTTTAATTCCGAATATTATAGCTGTTGTCTTGCTATCACCTAAAGTTAAAGCATTAACGAAAGAGTTTTTTACAGGAAAAGAATTTTATTTGAAAGATAAAAAAGGTAAGTAA
- a CDS encoding LutC/YkgG family protein has protein sequence MAGTIQNRTKFLNNISEQLGRPKPIKVNKPEWEYQPQEKTLTGLSPSQLVDLLEEQCKKIHTGFVKTTKASLDSTLRDVIKAYNQGEIIAWNDKRFEENGINLEQYQTYIWNEENGEENRVVAEKANIGITFSDTTLAESGTVVLYAGKGKGRSVSLLPTHYIAIVPQSTIVPRYTQAAQEMNKMMKDKERFPSCINLISGPSNSADIEMELVVGVHGPVKATYIVVEDI, from the coding sequence ATGGCTGGTACAATACAAAATAGAACAAAGTTCTTAAACAATATTTCAGAGCAATTAGGTCGTCCGAAACCAATAAAAGTGAACAAACCTGAGTGGGAATATCAACCACAAGAAAAAACATTAACGGGGCTTAGTCCATCACAACTCGTAGACTTGTTAGAAGAACAATGTAAAAAAATTCATACAGGGTTTGTTAAGACGACTAAAGCTTCATTAGATAGTACTTTGCGTGATGTAATTAAAGCATATAATCAAGGTGAAATCATTGCATGGAATGATAAGCGCTTTGAAGAAAATGGTATAAATTTGGAACAATATCAAACTTATATTTGGAATGAAGAAAATGGTGAAGAGAATAGAGTAGTAGCTGAAAAAGCCAATATTGGTATTACATTCAGTGACACAACATTAGCTGAAAGTGGCACTGTCGTATTATATGCAGGAAAAGGCAAAGGCAGAAGCGTCAGTTTATTACCAACACACTATATAGCAATCGTTCCTCAATCAACAATTGTGCCGAGATATACACAAGCAGCACAAGAAATGAATAAAATGATGAAAGATAAAGAACGATTTCCATCATGTATCAATTTGATTTCAGGTCCATCTAATTCAGCAGATATTGAAATGGAGTTAGTAGTAGGGGTACATGGACCTGTTAAAGCAACATATATAGTTGTAGAAGATATATAA
- a CDS encoding AbgT family transporter, which produces MSQTKQKISIIHRFLNFIEKAGNRLPDPSILFFFLCAGLIFLSWFVSLFNIKVENPGTGKTVEVTNLISREGFGKIISESITNFSEFPALGLVLAVMLGVGVAEKTGYFDKLMIQVVQKAPRKIIVPIIIFVGIIGNAAGDAAPVVLPPLTALVFIKLGYHPIAGLAMAYASALGAFAANITLGMGDALVYAFTKPAAEIIDKDINLNVAMNWYFIAASTIILLPAIYYVSMKIVIPRLGEYKPNEDTENDEAKNEISAKENKALKFANISFMIVVGVLLALSIPENGWLRNPKTGSLIEKAPLMDGVGIIILIVFFVPGFVYGIVSGRIGNTKDLGKMLSDSMSTMGSFIVIVFFAAQLLAYLEWSNLGIVISVKGAEMLQGQNGVVLIIGFIILSSLINLLIGSASAKWAILAPIFIPMFMLLGYHPAFTQMIYRIGDSITNPITPMMPYLPLLLSYAQKYDQNMKLGTLISSLMPYSIVLAIVWPIFMIIWFLLGIPLGPGGDIYFNK; this is translated from the coding sequence ATGAGCCAAACAAAACAGAAGATTTCAATCATTCATCGATTTCTCAATTTTATAGAAAAAGCAGGTAATAGATTACCTGATCCAAGTATTTTATTCTTCTTTTTATGTGCTGGGTTAATTTTTCTTTCATGGTTTGTTTCTTTATTTAATATTAAAGTTGAGAATCCAGGTACAGGAAAGACAGTTGAAGTTACAAACCTTATTTCTAGAGAAGGATTTGGGAAAATTATAAGTGAATCCATTACAAACTTTTCTGAATTTCCAGCATTAGGTTTAGTATTAGCTGTAATGTTAGGTGTAGGGGTAGCAGAAAAAACAGGTTATTTCGATAAATTAATGATTCAAGTTGTACAAAAAGCACCTAGAAAAATTATTGTACCAATTATCATATTTGTAGGTATTATAGGTAATGCTGCTGGCGATGCTGCGCCAGTTGTACTTCCGCCCTTAACGGCCTTAGTATTTATAAAGTTAGGCTATCATCCAATTGCAGGACTTGCTATGGCTTATGCTTCAGCACTTGGTGCGTTTGCAGCGAATATAACTTTAGGAATGGGCGATGCACTAGTATATGCGTTTACTAAACCAGCAGCAGAAATTATTGATAAAGATATTAATTTAAATGTAGCGATGAACTGGTACTTTATTGCTGCATCGACGATTATTTTACTCCCAGCAATTTATTATGTCAGTATGAAAATTGTTATTCCACGTCTTGGAGAATATAAACCAAATGAAGATACTGAAAATGATGAAGCAAAAAATGAAATTAGCGCTAAAGAAAATAAAGCTTTAAAATTTGCGAATATTAGTTTTATGATCGTTGTAGGTGTATTACTGGCATTATCTATACCAGAAAACGGATGGTTAAGAAACCCTAAAACAGGTAGCTTAATTGAGAAAGCACCATTAATGGATGGAGTAGGCATTATCATCTTAATTGTCTTCTTTGTGCCAGGTTTTGTGTATGGTATTGTTTCTGGAAGAATTGGCAATACTAAAGATTTAGGGAAAATGTTATCAGATTCAATGTCGACAATGGGTAGCTTTATTGTGATTGTCTTCTTTGCTGCTCAATTACTCGCATATTTAGAATGGAGCAACTTAGGTATCGTGATATCTGTAAAAGGAGCAGAGATGTTGCAAGGGCAAAATGGTGTAGTGCTCATTATCGGCTTTATTATATTGAGTAGTTTAATCAATTTACTCATTGGAAGTGCATCAGCAAAATGGGCAATATTAGCACCGATTTTTATACCGATGTTTATGTTGCTTGGATATCATCCAGCATTTACTCAAATGATCTATAGAATAGGGGACTCTATAACGAACCCAATAACACCGATGATGCCTTACTTACCATTATTACTTTCCTATGCTCAAAAATACGATCAAAATATGAAATTAGGAACATTAATTTCTAGTTTAATGCCTTATTCAATCGTTCTAGCAATCGTTTGGCCAATATTTATGATTATATGGTTTTTATTAGGTATACCTCTTGGTCCAGGTGGAGATATTTACTTTAATAAATAA
- a CDS encoding LysM peptidoglycan-binding domain-containing protein, with product MKKKTIAAFVGASVAVAVSSHHAEAATYKVKSGDSLWLIADKHNTTIAKIRSLNKLNSNLIFPNQVLQVPGTTSSSNSNTGSTSTSSTTYYTVKSGDSLSAIAGKYGTSYQKIMSLNGLSNTIIYPGQRLKVNGTTSSSSSSNNTGTSNNSGSTSTYTVKSGDSLSAIAARYGTTYQKIMSLNGLSNFIIYPGQKLKVSGTVSNTGGNSTSNNNSGYVAPKFYHQNLYDWGQCTWHVFNRRQAIGKPISTYWWNANNWASAAAKDGYRVNRTPAVGSILQSSAGYYGHVSFVERINSNGSIQVSEMNFASSPGVLTYRTIAASQVSSYNFIH from the coding sequence TTGAAGAAAAAGACAATAGCGGCTTTCGTTGGCGCTTCTGTAGCAGTAGCAGTATCTTCTCATCACGCTGAAGCGGCAACGTATAAAGTTAAAAGTGGAGATTCTTTGTGGTTAATTGCTGACAAACATAATACAACAATTGCGAAAATAAGAAGTTTAAATAAATTAAACTCTAATCTCATTTTCCCTAATCAAGTATTGCAAGTACCGGGAACAACAAGTTCATCGAATTCTAACACGGGTTCTACTTCAACTTCATCAACGACATATTATACAGTGAAATCGGGAGATTCATTATCAGCAATTGCCGGTAAATATGGTACATCATACCAAAAGATTATGTCATTGAATGGATTGAGCAATACTATTATTTATCCGGGACAAAGGTTGAAAGTTAATGGAACAACAAGTTCTAGTAGTAGTTCTAATAATACCGGGACGTCAAATAATTCAGGTAGCACTTCTACATATACAGTGAAATCGGGAGATTCATTATCAGCAATTGCAGCTAGATATGGTACAACTTACCAAAAAATTATGTCTTTAAATGGATTATCAAATTTCATTATTTATCCAGGACAAAAACTAAAAGTAAGCGGCACTGTTTCTAACACTGGCGGCAATTCAACTTCTAATAACAATAGTGGTTATGTAGCACCTAAGTTTTACCATCAAAATTTATATGACTGGGGACAATGTACTTGGCATGTCTTTAACCGTCGTCAAGCTATCGGTAAACCAATCAGTACTTACTGGTGGAATGCAAATAACTGGGCTAGTGCAGCAGCTAAAGATGGCTATAGAGTCAATCGTACGCCAGCTGTAGGATCAATCTTGCAATCATCTGCTGGATATTACGGTCATGTGTCATTTGTAGAACGTATAAATTCAAATGGTAGCATTCAAGTTTCAGAAATGAACTTTGCTTCATCTCCAGGTGTATTAACTTATAGAACAATAGCGGCTTCACAAGTATCAAGTTATAATTTTATACATTAA
- the nhaC gene encoding Na+/H+ antiporter NhaC yields MENESTSKKSISFIWAVVPFAFMIMSMLFTVVVLEQAPHIPLMIGTAIAAIVAYYHGYSWKEIEEMMYKGIRLALPAIVIIILVGLIIGSWIGGGVVATMIYYGLQLITPSLFLVTIAVICAIVSLAIGSSWSTMATVGVAGMGIGLSMDIPAGMIAGAIISGSYFGDKMSPLSDTTNLAAGLTGTDLFDHIKHMFYTTVPAVIISLIVFFILGQQFSVANMDQEKIDGINAEMLDKFTISPWLILVPVVVIILVALKVPAIPALVVGIVLGFLSQIFIQGGSLHDSVQTLQTGYVLDSKNDLVKELFNRGGLESMFYTISMTIVAMTFGGILEYSGMLKAIITQILKIAKGTGGLIASVIVSCIGTNASCSEQYISIVVPSRMYINTFLERRLHPKNLSRALEDGGTVTSVFFLWNTCGVFIAQTLNVNVLDYGLYAVFNYTVPIISVIFGYLGFKIITINEEEYKEFSKAS; encoded by the coding sequence ATGGAAAATGAATCAACATCGAAGAAAAGCATAAGTTTCATTTGGGCTGTTGTGCCTTTTGCATTCATGATTATGAGTATGCTGTTCACAGTAGTTGTATTAGAACAAGCACCTCATATTCCGCTTATGATAGGTACAGCAATTGCGGCGATAGTAGCATACTATCACGGCTATAGTTGGAAAGAAATCGAAGAAATGATGTATAAAGGTATAAGGTTAGCATTACCAGCGATAGTTATCATTATATTAGTTGGATTAATTATCGGTTCTTGGATTGGAGGCGGTGTTGTAGCCACAATGATATATTATGGTTTGCAACTTATAACACCTTCTTTATTCTTAGTTACGATAGCAGTTATATGTGCAATTGTTTCACTAGCAATCGGAAGCAGTTGGTCAACTATGGCTACAGTAGGCGTTGCAGGAATGGGTATCGGTTTAAGTATGGATATACCGGCTGGCATGATAGCTGGTGCAATCATTTCAGGCTCTTACTTTGGAGATAAAATGAGCCCATTATCAGATACAACAAACTTAGCAGCCGGTTTAACAGGTACAGATCTATTTGATCACATAAAACATATGTTTTATACGACGGTACCTGCTGTGATCATTTCGTTAATCGTGTTCTTTATACTAGGACAACAATTTTCAGTAGCTAATATGGATCAAGAAAAGATTGATGGCATTAACGCTGAAATGTTAGATAAATTTACAATTTCACCGTGGCTCATATTAGTACCAGTCGTCGTTATTATTTTAGTAGCATTAAAAGTTCCAGCGATTCCTGCACTTGTAGTAGGTATTGTATTAGGGTTCTTATCACAAATATTTATTCAAGGTGGAAGCCTTCATGATAGCGTTCAAACATTACAAACTGGATATGTGCTGGATTCTAAGAATGATTTAGTTAAAGAATTGTTCAATAGAGGTGGATTAGAATCGATGTTCTATACGATATCGATGACAATTGTCGCGATGACTTTTGGCGGAATTCTTGAATATTCGGGTATGTTGAAAGCTATTATTACGCAAATATTAAAAATAGCTAAAGGAACTGGCGGTCTTATCGCTTCAGTTATCGTTTCATGTATAGGTACAAACGCTTCATGTTCAGAACAATACATATCAATCGTCGTACCATCAAGAATGTATATCAATACATTTTTAGAAAGACGATTGCATCCTAAAAATTTATCACGTGCTCTAGAAGACGGTGGTACTGTAACGTCAGTATTTTTCTTATGGAACACTTGTGGGGTATTTATCGCGCAAACATTGAATGTAAATGTATTGGATTATGGTCTTTATGCCGTGTTCAATTATACAGTTCCAATTATTTCAGTTATATTTGGATATTTAGGATTTAAGATTATTACAATTAACGAAGAAGAATATAAAGAATTTAGTAAAGCATCATAA
- the manA gene encoding mannose-6-phosphate isomerase, class I: protein MSPLMLKPVFKERIWGGRNLEKMGYNLPNGQIGECWGISAHENGPNEIASGPYKGQTLDQVWSEHPELFGNPSEEKFPLLTKILDANDKLSVQVHPDDTYASEHENGEFGKTECWYVIDAKEDAEIIYGTYANTKQQLEEFIKNEDWDHLFKRIKVEQGDFFYVPSGTVHAIGSGIMILETQQNSDTTYRIYDYDRIDQDGNKRELHLDKSQDVITVGSQSPNVPPKKIDDEEQKGILLVESDFFTVAKWQINGTFNFRKPRDYCLVSVIAGNGEIITDGNVFEVDKGDHLIMTADDLDNHINGQLEVIISYV, encoded by the coding sequence ATGTCTCCGTTAATGTTAAAGCCTGTCTTTAAAGAGCGCATATGGGGCGGCCGAAATTTAGAAAAAATGGGATATAACCTTCCAAATGGACAGATAGGTGAATGTTGGGGAATATCTGCTCATGAAAATGGACCTAACGAAATAGCAAGTGGCCCGTATAAAGGGCAAACTTTAGACCAAGTTTGGTCAGAACACCCTGAGCTTTTTGGCAACCCTTCAGAAGAAAAATTTCCATTACTCACTAAAATTTTAGATGCTAATGATAAATTATCAGTTCAAGTACATCCTGATGACACGTATGCATCCGAACATGAAAATGGTGAATTTGGTAAAACAGAATGTTGGTATGTTATTGACGCAAAAGAAGATGCAGAAATTATATATGGTACATATGCTAATACAAAACAGCAATTAGAAGAATTTATAAAAAACGAAGATTGGGATCATCTTTTTAAACGTATTAAAGTAGAACAGGGAGACTTCTTTTATGTGCCAAGTGGAACAGTACATGCTATAGGAAGCGGCATTATGATTTTAGAAACACAGCAAAATTCTGATACAACTTATAGAATTTATGATTATGATCGCATCGATCAAGACGGAAACAAAAGAGAGCTGCATTTAGATAAGAGTCAAGATGTCATTACTGTTGGTTCACAAAGTCCGAACGTACCGCCTAAAAAAATTGATGACGAAGAACAAAAAGGTATATTGTTAGTTGAGAGTGATTTCTTTACAGTTGCTAAATGGCAAATCAATGGAACATTTAACTTTAGAAAACCGAGAGATTATTGTTTAGTTAGTGTCATTGCAGGTAACGGAGAAATTATAACTGACGGAAATGTATTTGAAGTAGATAAAGGTGATCACTTAATCATGACTGCAGATGATTTAGATAACCATATTAACGGTCAATTAGAAGTTATTATTAGCTATGTTTAG
- a CDS encoding EVE domain-containing protein, translating to MSEERNYFWLNCGYNRWNHTEPLEGQIAVFESGASFNPTQGYHAFKTARPGDKVIYYQVQNQVGLLGYGEIVHVQTGGNQKVSIHFKFEESLTMLSIEYLKRSEQLELRIKQITDQLFNRISKEEFDLIIGLGQGAIKIPRYFLLSEEIPFEEDETYTIFTHTVNGIKRNGYTYYTQLEIGDQIVFLSRNANHSIIGTGEVSDSIHKLPPQPGRTDSTCIKVKYHNDINPINVGELNKHQSLKKLYFLQENSKQSIANLTKAQYDAMMDMSNGTYQQSSNQQYEMPVQREQETEHKKDKPIILMLCDNKEDGLKKAKHYVERELAKGIYTVGHPDFSEEMLYGRYLPNESGALYYREGFITGHITNSEREWLVIDQFERIDPEIFQLFLNVLDGHEMTVPRYNHEGKMVKWSLEKDSFYRHNPKWRMIGLCYGSLEDIKQQYSHQFLKHCRVLHVG from the coding sequence ATGTCTGAAGAAAGAAACTACTTTTGGTTAAATTGTGGATATAATAGGTGGAATCATACGGAACCATTAGAAGGACAAATAGCGGTATTTGAGTCAGGTGCAAGTTTTAATCCTACTCAAGGATATCATGCATTTAAAACAGCAAGACCTGGAGACAAAGTAATATACTATCAAGTTCAAAATCAAGTAGGATTGCTAGGTTATGGTGAAATTGTTCATGTTCAAACTGGTGGCAATCAAAAGGTGAGTATTCACTTTAAATTCGAGGAATCTTTAACGATGCTATCTATTGAATATTTAAAAAGAAGTGAACAATTAGAATTAAGAATCAAACAGATTACAGATCAATTGTTTAATCGTATTTCAAAAGAAGAGTTTGATTTAATTATTGGATTAGGACAAGGTGCAATTAAAATCCCAAGATATTTTCTATTATCTGAAGAAATCCCATTTGAAGAAGATGAAACTTATACTATATTTACACATACTGTAAATGGCATTAAAAGAAATGGTTATACCTATTATACGCAATTAGAAATAGGTGACCAAATTGTATTTTTAAGTAGAAACGCTAATCACTCAATTATTGGTACTGGAGAAGTTTCTGATAGTATACATAAACTTCCACCACAGCCTGGTAGAACAGATTCTACTTGTATTAAAGTTAAATATCATAACGATATTAACCCTATAAATGTTGGAGAATTAAATAAACATCAATCCTTAAAAAAATTATACTTCTTACAAGAAAATTCAAAGCAATCTATTGCTAACTTAACTAAAGCTCAATATGACGCAATGATGGATATGAGTAACGGCACGTATCAACAAAGCTCAAATCAACAATATGAGATGCCTGTTCAACGAGAGCAAGAAACTGAACATAAAAAAGACAAGCCTATCATTTTGATGCTTTGTGATAATAAAGAAGATGGATTGAAAAAAGCTAAACATTATGTTGAACGTGAACTTGCTAAAGGTATATATACTGTCGGTCATCCAGACTTTTCAGAAGAAATGTTATATGGCAGATATTTACCGAATGAAAGTGGCGCGTTGTATTACAGAGAAGGATTTATCACAGGTCATATTACGAACTCTGAAAGAGAGTGGCTCGTTATAGATCAGTTTGAAAGAATCGATCCAGAAATATTTCAGTTATTCTTAAATGTGCTTGATGGGCATGAAATGACAGTACCGAGATATAACCACGAAGGAAAAATGGTCAAATGGAGTTTAGAAAAAGACTCATTCTACCGTCACAATCCAAAGTGGAGAATGATCGGTTTATGCTATGGCTCATTAGAAGATATTAAACAACAATACTCTCATCAGTTTTTAAAACATTGTAGAGTGCTACATGTAGGATAA
- a CDS encoding transcriptional regulator, SarA/Rot family, translating into MTTQSYSEAITTCSEFFDYQNKIDNIFLVIEQNYGLKKHEFFFLMKLNEVGEVHLKDAIEKGYIKQNKSARAIKRLFEKKYILKNRLKSDERAVILRFNDDYKEEFNKIMQEVLFMLKDQ; encoded by the coding sequence ATGACAACTCAATCTTATTCAGAAGCAATTACAACATGTTCCGAATTTTTCGACTACCAAAATAAAATTGATAACATCTTTTTAGTTATTGAACAAAATTATGGTCTAAAGAAGCATGAATTCTTCTTTTTAATGAAGTTAAACGAAGTGGGAGAAGTTCATCTAAAAGATGCTATAGAAAAGGGTTATATTAAACAGAACAAATCTGCTCGCGCAATTAAAAGATTATTTGAGAAGAAATACATATTAAAAAATAGATTGAAATCTGACGAAAGAGCAGTCATATTACGTTTCAATGATGACTACAAAGAAGAGTTTAATAAAATCATGCAAGAAGTATTATTTATGCTTAAAGATCAATAA